A genomic window from Phycisphaerae bacterium includes:
- a CDS encoding FHA domain-containing protein, translating to MALTVCCPCGAPLECERVDLLVHATCPACGRALQIELDDGHKGRNRAILTVMEGPFWVGEQFVMPIGQDLFIGKGEGNWLSLESDEIADRHCRIKVTPRGAVQIEDMDSVAGTWIGSLRIARGKLHPTESFRIGEYRLRLDFQAAIGGEIVSRQILNLDESYILPELRPVESSKSIIGRLVTNRFGVAREMIVHFSWLIAAYHLFALRAAPRNWQWYEALMPSVLMLAALNAAGRKVALVHHYFKFAVIGVLIAIVINDAAAWADPLPAIGALVFAASLPLLTVQTPSPGRATAGAILAGLAIVYSAIIALRAALLLF from the coding sequence ATGGCTTTGACAGTCTGCTGCCCCTGCGGCGCCCCGCTCGAATGCGAACGAGTTGATCTGCTCGTCCACGCCACATGTCCGGCCTGCGGGCGCGCCCTGCAGATCGAGCTGGATGACGGCCACAAAGGCCGAAATCGCGCGATCCTCACCGTCATGGAAGGGCCGTTCTGGGTGGGAGAGCAATTCGTCATGCCGATCGGGCAGGACCTGTTCATCGGCAAAGGTGAGGGAAACTGGCTGTCCCTTGAAAGTGACGAGATCGCCGATCGACACTGCCGCATCAAAGTGACGCCCCGGGGAGCCGTACAAATCGAGGATATGGACAGCGTGGCGGGGACCTGGATCGGATCACTGCGAATCGCGCGCGGGAAGCTCCATCCGACCGAATCCTTCAGGATCGGGGAGTATCGCCTTCGCCTTGATTTTCAGGCAGCCATCGGTGGCGAAATTGTCTCCAGGCAGATTCTCAATCTCGATGAATCGTACATCCTGCCGGAGCTCCGCCCCGTCGAGTCATCGAAGTCGATCATCGGGCGGCTCGTCACAAATCGCTTTGGCGTAGCCCGCGAGATGATCGTTCACTTCTCCTGGCTGATCGCGGCCTATCACTTGTTCGCGCTTCGCGCCGCTCCGAGGAACTGGCAATGGTATGAAGCATTAATGCCGTCCGTGCTCATGCTGGCGGCATTGAATGCCGCGGGGCGGAAGGTCGCCCTTGTTCATCATTACTTCAAATTCGCTGTGATCGGCGTACTGATCGCGATCGTCATCAACGACGCAGCCGCCTGGGCGGACCCGTTGCCGGCGATCGGCGCGCTGGTTTTTGCAGCATCGCTCCCACTGCTGACTGTCCAGACGCCGTCACCCGGTCGAGCGACCGCGGGCGCCATTCTCGCGGGACTGGCGATCGTCTACTCGGCCATCATCGCGCTGCGGGCAGCGTTGTTGCTATTCTGA
- a CDS encoding adenylyltransferase/cytidyltransferase family protein, producing MSAIASTSVLGFRDKIMTPESLVQVLEQKRCHPRSSGTLSGSGSLTRPIVVQCHGCFDIVHPGHIRYLQAARAQGDLLVVSITGDARIEKGTQRPYIPEELRAENLAALTFVDYVVIDPHPTAAEVLDLIRPDVYVKGREYATSDDPRFLAERAIVEGYGGLVVFSSGDVVFSSSRIVDLMAEEIELSDTRLALVCQRHGVSRSAIGSLLDAASGKLFVVYGDAFIERYVLCDDGAMSTESPMMSLRELDQRDFPGGAAFIALQLAALGARPVLVTSQSGGPLSNRMCETLRQHGVEVRPIVPSGHVARDGREVDCAVNTRYLVEDKKVFRIHRSGAASIDSALERAVCAELTSAAEGDAALILYDAGFGAFSPGLRRAIQDDLRLRFSFVAGACGDSQSRTEVFNEVDLACCSERRLRAALNERDAGLSTLAYRLMQDTGARRLIGTLGKCGLVTFDRPSHDRSSPSWGGRLLSEYLPAFGTQMVDRLGAGDTLFASAALAVACGGNLMQAAYLGAISAGLAIDRLGPSTVTADEIRRVTRHRRELAVASMSGAERTAAQRERSSSSHEPTAFAGCL from the coding sequence ATGTCGGCGATCGCTTCGACCTCGGTCCTCGGATTTCGCGACAAGATTATGACACCTGAATCCCTCGTGCAGGTGCTGGAGCAGAAAAGGTGTCATCCGCGATCGTCCGGCACACTGAGCGGGTCCGGCTCGTTGACACGCCCAATCGTCGTTCAGTGTCACGGATGCTTCGACATCGTTCATCCGGGCCACATACGCTACCTGCAGGCCGCAAGAGCGCAGGGCGACCTGCTCGTCGTATCAATCACCGGCGATGCGCGAATCGAGAAGGGCACGCAACGGCCGTACATTCCGGAAGAACTGCGTGCGGAGAATCTGGCGGCACTGACGTTCGTTGATTATGTGGTGATCGATCCGCATCCGACGGCGGCTGAAGTGCTGGACTTGATTCGGCCGGACGTCTACGTCAAGGGCCGTGAGTATGCCACGAGCGACGATCCTCGGTTCCTGGCGGAGCGGGCGATCGTCGAGGGATATGGCGGCCTGGTTGTCTTCTCGAGTGGAGATGTTGTTTTCAGCTCGAGTCGAATTGTTGACTTGATGGCGGAAGAGATCGAACTGTCGGACACGCGGCTTGCACTCGTCTGCCAGCGTCACGGCGTAAGTCGATCTGCGATCGGCTCGCTGCTGGACGCTGCGAGCGGAAAGTTGTTCGTCGTCTATGGTGACGCATTCATTGAGCGATATGTGCTCTGTGATGACGGCGCCATGTCGACGGAGTCGCCGATGATGTCGCTTCGCGAACTGGATCAGCGCGATTTTCCAGGAGGTGCGGCGTTTATCGCATTACAACTGGCGGCGCTGGGCGCGCGGCCGGTGCTGGTGACGTCGCAGAGCGGCGGCCCGCTCTCAAACCGGATGTGTGAGACGCTTCGGCAGCACGGCGTTGAGGTGCGTCCGATCGTTCCATCCGGCCATGTGGCGCGCGACGGCCGGGAAGTCGACTGCGCGGTCAACACGCGCTACCTCGTTGAAGACAAGAAAGTCTTTCGCATTCATCGATCGGGGGCGGCCTCGATTGATTCGGCTTTGGAGCGCGCAGTTTGCGCGGAACTGACATCCGCGGCGGAGGGAGATGCCGCTTTGATTTTGTATGACGCAGGATTCGGCGCTTTCTCACCGGGTCTGCGACGTGCGATCCAGGACGACCTGCGGCTTCGATTCTCATTCGTGGCAGGCGCCTGTGGCGATTCGCAATCCCGCACGGAAGTCTTCAACGAAGTGGATCTGGCGTGCTGTTCCGAGCGCCGCCTGCGGGCTGCGTTGAACGAGCGTGACGCGGGCTTGTCAACGCTTGCATACCGGCTGATGCAGGACACCGGCGCGCGTCGGCTGATCGGCACACTCGGCAAATGCGGTCTGGTGACTTTCGACCGGCCCTCGCACGATCGTTCGAGTCCATCGTGGGGCGGTCGTTTGCTCAGCGAGTATCTTCCTGCCTTCGGGACACAAATGGTGGATCGACTTGGTGCGGGTGACACGCTCTTTGCATCGGCCGCTCTGGCCGTTGCCTGCGGTGGGAACCTCATGCAGGCCGCCTATCTCGGTGCGATTTCGGCGGGGCTGGCGATAGATCGGTTGGGTCCGAGCACGGTCACCGCGGACGAGATTCGTCGCGTCACCCGGCATCGCCGAGAACTGGCGGTCGCCTCGATGTCGGGGGCGGAACGTACCGCCGCCCAGCGTGAGAGGAGCAGTTCGAGTCATGAACCGACCGCCTTCGCCGGTTGCCTTTGA
- a CDS encoding glycosyltransferase, translating into MNRPPSPVAFDCSLIIPTRNRREVLRHTLEKLHALPDSRRFEMIVVDNGSTDGSESLRWQFPRVRWISLEENMSAAARNVGARAARGRILFMLDDDSWPEPGVLDRVVSRMDERRELGAVACRVLLADSPQRHDAGGVPGVIFNCGGAVRRDSFLDTGGYPPEFGYYVEEYALCCRLWQRGLRIEPHGELVVRHRRTAENRDHNRMVRYLIRNNVALWRRFAPDSLREDLIASTLERYRRVAVKEGALIGYEAAIRGLEGTDAAQDDSREFAIGLGECARSEARPLTVVEFESLYGLEIARRVLREWTDKYGIRRAAIWTRGKGAEQVVDVANSLGIRVVAVYDPRGLHLGETLWRGVPLRAVEDREMKGVDGLIVGSLSPGAAEDLRLELSASFVGLPIVSLAPWADAG; encoded by the coding sequence ATGAACCGACCGCCTTCGCCGGTTGCCTTTGATTGCAGCCTGATCATACCCACGCGCAATCGTCGAGAGGTGTTGAGACACACGCTGGAAAAGCTGCACGCGCTGCCGGACAGCCGGCGTTTCGAGATGATCGTCGTTGATAACGGTTCGACGGATGGTTCAGAATCGCTTCGTTGGCAGTTTCCGCGGGTTCGTTGGATTTCTCTCGAAGAAAATATGTCAGCGGCGGCGAGAAATGTCGGGGCCCGGGCCGCGCGCGGACGCATACTTTTCATGCTCGATGACGACAGCTGGCCCGAACCGGGTGTGCTGGATCGCGTTGTTTCCCGAATGGATGAGCGTCGGGAGCTTGGTGCGGTGGCCTGCCGCGTACTGCTGGCGGATTCCCCACAGCGGCATGATGCCGGTGGTGTACCGGGAGTGATTTTCAACTGCGGCGGCGCCGTTCGGCGGGACTCATTTCTGGATACGGGAGGCTATCCGCCGGAGTTTGGTTATTACGTCGAAGAATACGCCCTCTGCTGCCGATTGTGGCAGCGGGGTCTTCGAATCGAGCCGCACGGAGAACTGGTGGTTCGGCACCGCCGTACGGCTGAAAATCGCGATCACAATCGCATGGTGCGATATCTCATTCGCAATAACGTTGCATTGTGGCGGCGATTCGCACCGGATTCGCTGCGAGAAGATCTCATTGCATCGACCCTGGAGCGGTATCGGCGCGTTGCAGTCAAGGAAGGCGCACTCATCGGCTATGAAGCTGCAATCCGTGGGCTGGAGGGCACGGATGCCGCTCAAGACGATTCGAGGGAATTCGCCATTGGATTGGGTGAGTGTGCCAGATCTGAGGCACGTCCATTGACGGTCGTGGAGTTCGAATCGCTGTATGGGCTGGAGATCGCCCGGCGGGTTTTGCGCGAGTGGACCGATAAGTATGGAATTCGGCGCGCTGCAATCTGGACGCGCGGAAAAGGCGCGGAACAGGTTGTCGATGTGGCGAATTCGCTTGGAATTCGCGTCGTCGCTGTTTATGATCCGCGCGGGTTGCACCTGGGTGAGACGCTGTGGCGCGGCGTGCCGTTGAGGGCCGTCGAGGATCGCGAGATGAAGGGCGTCGATGGCCTGATCGTCGGAAGTCTTTCGCCCGGTGCGGCTGAGGATCTCCGGCTGGAGTTATCCGCCTCGTTCGTTGGATTGCCGATTGTCTCGCTCGCGCCCTGGGCCGACGCCGGTTGA
- a CDS encoding flagellin, which produces MSRINTNVPALTAIHKLTANTQSLNKSLERLSSGLRINRGADDPAGLIASESLRSEIRGINAAISNSERAINVISTADAALGEVSKLLLDIKGLVVQTANDGGLSRDEIEANQQQIDSLLTSIDRIANSTQFNGKKLLNGGLSYNIEGQDKTNLARIQLFGARVPEGQSLPIDVAVTQSALTAQLNIGVGGTTGVTTSGSLSAGNSITLEIQGSRGTELFNFASGTTLAQIATAIAATSDLTGVSAVASNNGLAFTSTAYGSRQFVSVKVISGTFAVQAGDQGDSKDIGRDAQVFINGQQASVDGLTANLRSAGLDVVIDLTSSFGTAIGNDSFSVTGGGANFQIGPNVNSQGRISVGIESITAANLGTTEAGFLHTLGTGRGAQILDAENLPRAEQIVNAAINQISRLSGRLGGFQANQVETNLNSLRVALENVTASESAIRDTDYSAEVSNLTRAQILLQSTTNILGLANSVPQNVLSLLR; this is translated from the coding sequence ATGAGTCGTATCAATACCAACGTTCCGGCACTGACGGCGATCCACAAGCTCACCGCCAATACCCAATCGCTGAACAAGAGTCTTGAGCGACTCAGCTCGGGCCTGCGAATCAACCGCGGGGCCGATGATCCGGCGGGACTCATCGCATCCGAGTCGCTCCGATCCGAGATCCGCGGCATCAACGCAGCGATCTCAAACTCGGAACGAGCGATCAACGTAATCTCGACGGCTGACGCCGCCCTGGGCGAGGTGTCGAAGCTTCTGCTCGACATCAAGGGGCTTGTCGTGCAGACCGCGAATGACGGTGGCCTGTCACGCGACGAGATTGAAGCCAATCAGCAGCAGATTGACTCGCTGCTGACGAGCATCGACCGTATCGCCAATTCCACGCAGTTCAACGGCAAAAAGCTGTTGAACGGCGGGCTGTCCTACAACATTGAAGGACAGGACAAGACCAACCTGGCCCGAATTCAGCTCTTCGGAGCGCGCGTGCCGGAAGGTCAGTCATTGCCGATTGACGTGGCGGTTACCCAGTCGGCGTTGACGGCGCAGCTCAACATCGGCGTCGGTGGAACGACCGGCGTGACGACAAGCGGCTCGCTTTCCGCCGGCAACAGCATCACGCTAGAGATTCAGGGTTCTCGCGGAACCGAGTTGTTCAATTTCGCGAGCGGAACGACTCTTGCTCAGATTGCAACGGCGATCGCCGCCACGTCCGACCTCACTGGCGTCTCGGCGGTAGCCAGCAACAACGGCCTTGCCTTCACGAGCACCGCATACGGCAGCCGGCAGTTTGTGTCGGTCAAAGTCATCAGCGGAACGTTCGCGGTTCAGGCGGGTGACCAGGGCGACAGCAAGGACATCGGCCGCGACGCGCAGGTCTTCATCAACGGCCAGCAAGCCTCCGTGGATGGCCTGACGGCGAATCTGCGAAGCGCGGGACTCGACGTCGTCATCGATCTTACGAGCAGCTTTGGAACGGCGATCGGTAATGACTCGTTCTCGGTCACGGGCGGCGGCGCCAATTTCCAGATCGGCCCCAACGTCAACAGCCAGGGTCGAATCAGCGTTGGCATCGAATCGATCACGGCAGCCAACCTGGGCACCACGGAAGCAGGCTTCCTGCATACGCTGGGCACCGGCCGCGGCGCTCAGATTCTGGACGCGGAAAATCTGCCGCGTGCGGAACAGATCGTGAATGCCGCGATCAACCAGATCTCTCGGTTGTCAGGCCGGCTCGGTGGCTTCCAGGCCAACCAGGTGGAAACGAATCTGAACAGCCTTCGCGTCGCGTTGGAAAACGTCACCGCGTCGGAATCGGCGATTCGCGACACAGACTACTCCGCCGAGGTTTCGAATCTGACGAGGGCGCAAATCCTGCTGCAATCAACGACGAACATCCTCGGCCTCGCGAACTCGGTGCCGCAGAACGTCTTGTCTCTACTCAGATAA
- the fliD gene encoding flagellar filament capping protein FliD → MSSITSGVGLVSGLPIKDLVDSLIAVQARPITQLQSRLGVFSGRRTGLLQISAQLLSIKTAITRFGQASFFNTSTANSSNSDTLAVSAGSNATIGDYSLLVRNLATKHQLVSRGFATADQSAVGAGTITIESAAGQVNRATRLSELNGGSGVQVGKIRITDRTGASATVDLVGALTITDVVDRINGANGVGVTARIDGDRLIVEDQTGGAGTLSVGEVGAGRTAADLGLLQSSASNSLIGQRIVYLDDSTRLGTLNDGNGIRRRNLANDLSFTLRDGSSLGFNLSDAIQQNTPLSLLNSAAGVPSGKIKITNRAGASAEVDLNGAVTVQDVIDRVSAAGIQVALTVSGSRLTLLDTSITGGQTAQSSLKVEDVDSTTAQALGIASTGLSDRIQGNRIYFVETVGDVLRIINSSPQNLDAVTGAPRISAAIAADGRGIVINDLTNGSGSFVVGESNVARDLGLGSTPSGMNGPPVSSLSSGALVAGLNTVLLRSLNGGAGVNLTDLRIGDRSGGPLVSVNLSGATTLSDVIDAINAAGTGVRAAVAASGLGIELTDTSGGSSNLRIQGATADSLGIATDAAVSARKGANLQRQYVSEATRRSDFNLGAGIPSGRFRITDSNGASAVVDLTGDERTIGEIISEINSRGIGVLARINDSGDGLLLTDTAGGAGRLRVAEDGGTVAKSLGILGQAAEGEAFIDGSLERRIVVSGSDSLNNVLAKIQSSGAAVNASIINDGSGGAAYRLNLVGTRTGFNGALAIDTGTTGLLFDELSRARDAVVILGEAGADRPLVLSSGSNTLEGVIAGVKIDLVAASETPVQVTVRRDLDAIVSQAKTLVNAFNTVIGTLDNLTRFDPETFARGVLQGDSTARRVRQTLTALANTPVNGASGGLNRLSSVGIKLGSNSKLELDEARLRAALESDPEGVKNLFAAEESSADGVKTVIGLAGVIQREINRLTDVDNGLITLQEESLQTSESQLQNRISSLTKLLASRRERLMAQFQNMETVIANLQSQQNSIAALSSLIPSS, encoded by the coding sequence ATGTCCAGCATCACGAGCGGCGTTGGCCTCGTTTCGGGGCTGCCGATTAAGGATCTTGTCGATAGCCTGATTGCCGTTCAGGCGCGACCGATCACGCAGCTTCAGAGCCGGCTCGGCGTCTTCAGCGGCCGGCGGACCGGACTGCTTCAGATTTCGGCCCAACTGCTTTCAATCAAGACCGCGATCACGCGCTTCGGCCAAGCGTCATTTTTCAACACGTCCACGGCGAATTCGTCAAACTCGGACACGCTTGCCGTTTCGGCGGGCAGCAACGCGACCATTGGCGATTATTCATTGCTCGTGCGGAATCTCGCAACAAAACACCAACTCGTGTCGCGCGGCTTCGCGACTGCGGATCAGTCGGCGGTCGGCGCGGGAACGATCACCATCGAATCGGCCGCGGGACAGGTCAATCGCGCAACGCGGCTGAGTGAACTCAATGGCGGTTCCGGCGTTCAGGTGGGCAAGATTCGGATCACCGATCGAACCGGCGCGTCGGCGACCGTCGATCTGGTCGGCGCCTTGACCATCACGGACGTCGTGGATCGCATCAACGGGGCGAACGGTGTCGGTGTCACGGCACGAATCGATGGAGACCGGCTGATCGTCGAAGATCAAACGGGCGGGGCAGGGACCCTCAGCGTGGGAGAAGTCGGCGCCGGGCGCACAGCCGCCGATCTGGGCCTGCTTCAATCTTCGGCATCGAATTCGCTCATCGGCCAGAGGATTGTATATCTCGACGACAGCACCCGATTGGGAACCTTGAACGATGGCAACGGCATTCGTCGGCGCAATCTGGCGAATGACCTTTCGTTCACATTGCGCGACGGTTCCTCGCTCGGTTTCAATTTGTCAGACGCGATTCAGCAGAACACTCCGCTTTCGCTTTTGAATTCAGCCGCCGGCGTGCCATCCGGGAAAATCAAGATCACCAACCGTGCCGGGGCCTCGGCAGAGGTCGACCTGAACGGTGCTGTGACGGTGCAGGACGTGATCGACCGCGTGAGCGCGGCCGGCATCCAAGTCGCGTTGACGGTAAGTGGTTCACGGCTGACGCTGCTGGATACGTCCATTACCGGCGGGCAGACCGCGCAGTCCAGTTTGAAGGTTGAGGATGTCGATTCGACGACCGCCCAGGCGCTGGGAATCGCGAGCACGGGGCTTTCGGATCGCATTCAGGGCAATCGCATTTATTTCGTGGAAACCGTCGGCGATGTGCTCCGCATCATCAATTCATCGCCGCAGAATCTTGACGCGGTGACCGGCGCGCCTCGGATTTCCGCCGCGATCGCCGCGGACGGACGAGGCATCGTCATCAATGACCTGACGAACGGTTCGGGATCTTTCGTCGTCGGCGAGTCGAATGTGGCTCGCGATCTCGGACTCGGCTCGACACCTTCCGGAATGAACGGCCCGCCGGTTTCGTCGCTTTCTTCGGGCGCCCTGGTTGCCGGTCTGAATACGGTGCTGCTGCGCTCCCTGAATGGCGGAGCGGGTGTCAACCTGACCGATCTGCGGATCGGTGATCGTTCAGGCGGTCCGCTGGTCTCGGTCAATCTCAGTGGGGCGACGACGCTTTCGGATGTGATCGATGCGATCAACGCGGCCGGAACAGGCGTGCGTGCCGCCGTCGCGGCATCCGGGTTGGGAATTGAGCTGACGGACACCTCCGGCGGATCTTCCAATCTGCGCATTCAGGGTGCAACTGCCGATTCCCTCGGTATTGCCACCGATGCCGCGGTTTCAGCTCGCAAGGGCGCAAACCTCCAGCGCCAGTACGTTTCCGAGGCGACTCGGCGATCGGACTTCAATCTCGGCGCAGGGATTCCGAGCGGGCGATTCAGGATTACCGACAGCAATGGCGCCAGCGCGGTGGTCGATCTGACCGGCGACGAACGGACCATCGGCGAAATCATCTCCGAAATTAACTCACGCGGCATCGGGGTCCTTGCGCGAATCAACGATTCGGGGGACGGTCTGCTGCTGACCGATACGGCCGGCGGGGCGGGCCGGCTTCGCGTCGCGGAAGACGGCGGCACGGTGGCCAAATCACTTGGAATTCTTGGCCAGGCGGCCGAAGGAGAGGCCTTCATCGATGGCTCGCTCGAACGGCGCATCGTCGTTTCGGGCAGCGATTCGCTCAACAATGTGCTCGCGAAGATTCAATCAAGCGGGGCGGCCGTCAATGCGTCCATTATCAACGATGGCTCCGGCGGCGCCGCGTATCGATTGAACCTCGTGGGCACGCGGACCGGATTCAACGGCGCGCTGGCGATCGACACGGGCACGACGGGGCTGCTGTTCGACGAACTTTCGCGAGCGCGGGATGCCGTCGTCATACTGGGAGAGGCCGGAGCGGATCGGCCGCTGGTACTTTCTTCGGGATCGAACACGCTGGAAGGCGTGATTGCCGGCGTGAAGATCGACCTTGTGGCGGCGTCTGAGACGCCGGTCCAAGTGACGGTCCGTCGCGATCTTGATGCAATTGTCTCACAGGCCAAAACGCTCGTGAATGCGTTCAACACCGTAATCGGCACGCTCGATAATCTGACTCGATTCGATCCGGAGACGTTTGCACGCGGCGTGCTGCAGGGCGATTCGACGGCGCGACGCGTTCGCCAGACGCTCACGGCGCTTGCCAACACGCCCGTGAATGGCGCGTCCGGCGGATTGAATCGCCTCAGCAGTGTGGGCATCAAGCTGGGGAGCAACTCGAAGCTCGAGCTTGACGAGGCCAGGCTGCGGGCGGCACTGGAGTCCGATCCGGAGGGGGTAAAAAATCTATTCGCCGCCGAAGAGTCCTCGGCCGACGGCGTGAAGACCGTGATCGGGCTTGCAGGCGTCATTCAGCGCGAGATCAATCGACTGACGGATGTTGATAACGGGCTGATTACATTGCAGGAGGAGTCGCTCCAGACTTCCGAATCCCAGTTGCAGAATCGAATCAGTTCGTTGACGAAACTTCTGGCGTCTCGGCGCGAACGATTGATGGCCCAGTTCCAGAATATGGAAACGGTCATCGCCAATCTTCAGAGCCAGCAGAATTCGATTGCAGCACTGTCGTCCTTGATTCCGTCTTCGTAA
- the fliS gene encoding flagellar export chaperone FliS, giving the protein MTTDAGGEYLKNAVMTATPEQLQLMLYDGAIRFASQARDALARADYEESCEKLIRAQNIVLEMRNGLRHEVNATLCSQLASLYTFIYNRLVEANLKRSAGAIDEALKVLHHQRETWQLLIEKVKSERSKTVRRTPPVAAASAPGVGLSLSIEG; this is encoded by the coding sequence ATGACGACTGACGCCGGCGGCGAATACCTGAAGAACGCGGTGATGACCGCTACACCCGAACAGCTGCAACTCATGCTGTATGATGGCGCGATTCGGTTTGCTTCGCAGGCGCGGGACGCGCTGGCTCGTGCTGATTATGAGGAGAGCTGCGAGAAACTCATTCGCGCACAGAACATTGTCCTTGAAATGCGAAACGGGCTGCGGCACGAAGTGAACGCGACGCTTTGCTCGCAACTCGCGTCGCTCTACACTTTCATCTACAACCGTCTCGTTGAAGCGAATCTGAAGCGAAGCGCCGGAGCGATTGATGAAGCGCTGAAAGTTCTGCATCATCAGCGTGAAACGTGGCAGTTGCTGATTGAAAAAGTGAAGTCTGAACGATCAAAGACCGTCCGGCGAACGCCGCCGGTCGCAGCCGCATCGGCTCCGGGCGTCGGATTGTCGCTCAGCATTGAGGGCTGA
- a CDS encoding tetratricopeptide repeat protein: MLFNRSIRNLPGASVALLITVFLLSGNALAQTSDAPAQTSGLTVEQKLELAIRKIDSQDFREVERLINEVAVEKPNTEKLKLARGLYFVATKRFVEAVAELENYNMKASGDYRGYAAVGDLYIRSRMYSSALVPLERAKDLAPTKDNGKSVKSEILINLATTQLGLQNNKTAVKIAKEAQSFAPDDGQIVLRVAEIAANAGDQDVSLAAVEQAILLFKSDIRDDPFNRSAHEQLIQCYRIASSINDSQRNADPENPEPYVRATRAMLAASEIERRISMLDAHRFLQQAIERAPKNAEYRLMLADLEYDIGGIKDSEVALDEVLTGDPKNARALELKEKFSKSPPRPTLP; this comes from the coding sequence ATGTTGTTTAATCGTTCGATCCGCAATTTGCCGGGCGCGTCGGTCGCGCTTTTGATCACCGTTTTTCTCCTTTCGGGCAACGCGCTGGCGCAGACATCGGACGCCCCGGCGCAAACGAGCGGATTGACGGTGGAGCAAAAGCTCGAACTGGCGATCCGCAAGATTGATTCTCAGGACTTCCGCGAGGTGGAGCGGCTGATCAATGAGGTCGCTGTCGAGAAGCCCAATACGGAAAAACTGAAGCTTGCACGCGGCCTCTACTTCGTGGCGACCAAGCGCTTCGTCGAAGCGGTGGCGGAACTTGAGAATTACAACATGAAGGCGAGCGGCGATTACCGCGGCTACGCGGCGGTCGGCGACCTTTACATCCGATCGCGAATGTATTCGTCGGCCCTGGTTCCCCTTGAACGCGCGAAAGACCTCGCACCGACGAAGGACAACGGCAAATCGGTCAAATCAGAGATTCTGATCAATCTCGCCACGACACAACTGGGACTTCAAAACAACAAGACGGCCGTGAAGATCGCGAAGGAGGCGCAGTCGTTCGCTCCGGACGACGGCCAAATCGTGCTCCGTGTCGCCGAAATTGCGGCGAATGCGGGCGATCAGGATGTATCGCTTGCAGCCGTCGAGCAGGCAATTCTGCTGTTCAAGAGCGACATTCGAGATGATCCATTCAATCGTTCCGCGCATGAGCAGTTGATTCAGTGTTACCGCATTGCGTCGAGTATCAACGACTCTCAGCGAAATGCCGATCCGGAGAATCCTGAGCCGTACGTACGCGCCACGCGCGCCATGCTGGCCGCGTCTGAAATTGAGCGTCGCATCTCGATGCTTGATGCGCACCGGTTTCTCCAACAGGCGATTGAACGCGCGCCAAAAAACGCGGAGTATCGGCTGATGCTGGCGGACCTGGAGTACGACATCGGAGGCATCAAGGACTCCGAGGTGGCGCTCGATGAGGTGCTGACCGGCGATCCGAAGAACGCCCGTGCGCTGGAGCTCAAGGAAAAATTTTCGAAGTCGCCGCCGCGGCCAACTCTTCCGTAA